From a single Nocardioides panacis genomic region:
- a CDS encoding S24 family peptidase, translating to MHPSRMRRELATWGLAVVRGRSMRPTLRDGDRLLVRHGAAPRPGDLVVVRLPDGVVAVKRATMRRDGGWWVERDNPDEGVDSWQVGAIPEADVLAVVRLRVWPLRRPG from the coding sequence ATGCACCCGTCCCGCATGCGTCGCGAGCTCGCGACGTGGGGCCTCGCGGTGGTCCGCGGACGGTCGATGCGGCCCACCCTGCGCGACGGTGACCGGCTGCTCGTGCGGCACGGCGCGGCGCCGCGGCCCGGTGACCTGGTCGTCGTACGCCTGCCCGACGGGGTGGTGGCGGTCAAGCGCGCCACGATGCGCCGGGACGGCGGCTGGTGGGTGGAGCGGGACAACCCGGACGAGGGCGTCGACTCCTGGCAGGTCGGGGCGATCCCCGAGGCCGACGTGCTGGCCGTGGTCCGGCTGCGCGTGTGGCCGCTGCGGCGCCCCGGCTGA